Proteins encoded by one window of Lutibacter sp. A64:
- the pckA gene encoding phosphoenolpyruvate carboxykinase (ATP), with translation MQVLRDSVVEALKNIGLTKKNEIIYNPSYEELFEAEMDPSLEGFEKAQLTELDAVNVMTGKFTGRSPKDKFIVKDDITKDTMWWNSPQAPNDNKPTTQAVWNDLKALVVEELDGKRLFVVDTFCGANPDSRLKVRFVVEVAWQAHFVTNMFIRPTAEELETYGEPDFTVLNGSKTTNPNWKEHGLNSEVFTVFNLTEKMQVIGGSWYGGEMKKGIFAMMNYYLPLKGMAAMHCSANVGKDGDTAIFFGLSGTGKTTLSTDASRQLIGDDEHGWDDEGVFNFEGGCYAKTINLDKEAEPEIYGAIKRNALLENVTVDEDGKIDFTDDSVTQNTRVSYPINHIENIAVPSKAGAAKKVIFLSADAFGTLPPVSKLTPEQTKYHFLSGFTAKLAGTERGITEPTPTFSACFGAAFLSLHPTKYGQELVKKMEANGAEAYLVNTGWNGSGKRISIKDTRGIINAILDGSIEKAETKNIPIFNLEVPTALPGVDPNILDPRDTYEDASDWETKATKLAGLFIKNFEKYTDNEEGKALVAAGPQL, from the coding sequence ATGCAAGTATTAAGAGACTCAGTTGTAGAAGCTTTAAAAAATATTGGCTTAACAAAAAAGAACGAAATTATTTACAATCCATCTTATGAAGAATTATTTGAAGCAGAAATGGATCCTTCTTTAGAAGGTTTCGAAAAAGCTCAATTAACAGAATTAGATGCTGTTAATGTAATGACAGGTAAATTTACAGGTCGTTCTCCTAAAGATAAATTTATCGTAAAGGATGATATTACAAAAGATACTATGTGGTGGAATTCACCTCAAGCTCCTAATGACAACAAACCAACTACACAAGCTGTTTGGAATGATTTAAAAGCATTAGTTGTTGAAGAATTAGATGGGAAAAGATTATTTGTAGTTGATACTTTTTGTGGTGCTAACCCAGATTCAAGATTAAAAGTACGTTTTGTAGTGGAAGTTGCTTGGCAAGCTCACTTTGTAACTAATATGTTTATTAGACCAACTGCAGAAGAATTAGAAACTTACGGAGAACCAGACTTCACAGTATTAAATGGTTCTAAAACAACAAACCCAAACTGGAAAGAGCACGGATTAAATTCTGAAGTATTTACAGTATTTAACTTAACTGAGAAAATGCAAGTAATTGGAGGATCTTGGTATGGTGGTGAAATGAAAAAAGGAATTTTTGCAATGATGAACTACTATTTACCATTAAAAGGTATGGCTGCAATGCACTGTTCTGCTAATGTTGGTAAAGATGGAGATACTGCAATTTTCTTTGGATTATCAGGAACTGGTAAAACTACCTTATCTACAGATGCTAGCCGTCAATTAATTGGTGATGATGAGCACGGATGGGATGATGAAGGTGTATTTAACTTTGAAGGTGGTTGTTATGCAAAAACAATTAACTTAGATAAAGAAGCTGAACCAGAAATTTATGGAGCAATTAAACGTAACGCTCTTTTAGAAAATGTAACTGTTGATGAAGATGGTAAAATTGATTTTACAGATGATTCTGTAACTCAAAACACACGTGTTTCTTACCCAATTAATCATATTGAAAACATTGCTGTTCCTTCAAAAGCTGGAGCTGCTAAAAAAGTAATTTTCTTATCTGCTGATGCATTTGGAACATTACCTCCAGTTTCTAAATTAACTCCAGAGCAAACTAAATATCACTTCTTATCTGGATTTACAGCAAAATTAGCTGGTACTGAAAGAGGTATTACTGAACCAACTCCAACATTCTCTGCTTGTTTCGGAGCTGCTTTCTTATCGTTACACCCAACAAAATACGGTCAAGAATTAGTTAAAAAAATGGAAGCTAATGGAGCAGAAGCTTATTTAGTAAACACAGGATGGAACGGATCAGGAAAACGTATTTCTATTAAAGATACAAGAGGAATTATCAATGCTATTTTAGACGGTTCTATTGAAAAAGCGGAAACTAAAAACATTCCAATTTTTAATTTAGAAGTACCAACTGCTTTACCAGGAGTAGATCCTAATATATTAGATCCTAGAGATACTTATGAAGATGCATCTGATTGGGAAACAAAAGCAACTAAATTAGCAGGATTATTTATCAAAAACTTTGAGAAATATACTGATAATGAAGAAGGAAAAGCGCTAGTAGCAGCAGGACCACAATTATAA
- a CDS encoding DUF423 domain-containing protein: MNKNLILTAIIGALTIILGAFGAHTLEDILTADQLKSFETAVRYQMFHVLALLFVNTYSAFNSKTKNTISVLFFIGILFFSGSIYAITLGVNAKTIWFITPIGGLLFVIGWLKMALSFYKKE, from the coding sequence ATGAATAAAAACCTAATACTTACAGCAATTATTGGTGCACTAACAATTATTTTAGGAGCCTTTGGAGCACATACATTAGAAGATATTTTAACGGCTGATCAACTTAAGAGTTTTGAAACAGCTGTACGTTATCAAATGTTTCATGTGTTGGCTTTATTGTTTGTTAATACATATAGTGCATTTAATTCTAAAACTAAAAATACGATTAGTGTTTTATTCTTTATTGGAATTTTATTTTTTTCGGGATCAATATATGCAATAACTTTAGGTGTAAATGCTAAAACTATTTGGTTTATAACACCAATAGGAGGTTTATTGTTTGTTATTGGTTGGCTTAAAATGGCACTATCTTTTTATAAAAAAGAGTAA
- a CDS encoding putative signal transducing protein, which produces MEDTSKSLVTVLTASLIHEVHIAKAVLANEDIESYIIDQNIATSIGTAFVEGYKLKVDISDVDKAKKILDEIASIEE; this is translated from the coding sequence ATGGAAGATACATCAAAATCATTAGTCACAGTTTTAACAGCTAGTTTAATTCATGAAGTTCATATAGCAAAAGCAGTGCTTGCTAATGAAGATATTGAGAGTTATATAATCGATCAAAATATAGCCACCTCTATTGGTACTGCTTTTGTTGAAGGTTATAAACTTAAAGTAGACATCTCTGATGTTGATAAAGCTAAAAAAATTTTAGATGAAATAGCAAGTATAGAAGAATAG
- a CDS encoding saccharopine dehydrogenase family protein — protein MRNILIIGAGKSSSSLITYLLNKSASENLHIIVADVSLEQAKNKIQQHTNGTAISLNIFNDTERATAIKNASIVVSMLPAHLHINIAKDCLKYGKNMVTASYISKEMQALDTDVKTKGLTFLNEIGLDPGIDHMSAMQIIDRISEQGGKMLLFESFCGGLVAPESDDNLWNYKFTWNPRNVVLAGQGGVSKFIQEGKYKYIPYHKLFRRTELLNIDGFGKFEAYANRDSLKYRNIYGLENILTLYRGTIRRVGFSKAWNIFVQLGMTDDSYIIEDSETMSYRDFTNSFLAYNPYDSVELKLRHYLKIDQDDILWEKLLELNLFDATKKVGLKNATPAQILEKILKDSWTLKENDKDMIVMQHLFGYELNGKQHQIESSMVCIGDNQTYTAMAKTVGLPVAIATLKILNKQIKTTGVIIPIKKNIYEPILKELEENGIVFKHKNTTYLGYNPESIIG, from the coding sequence ATGCGAAACATATTAATAATTGGAGCTGGTAAATCTTCATCATCTTTAATAACATATTTATTAAATAAATCTGCTTCTGAAAATCTGCACATAATTGTTGCTGATGTTTCTCTTGAACAGGCTAAAAATAAAATTCAACAGCATACAAACGGCACAGCCATTAGTTTGAATATTTTTAACGACACCGAAAGAGCAACAGCAATAAAAAATGCCAGTATTGTTGTTTCTATGCTACCGGCACATTTACATATTAATATTGCCAAAGATTGTTTAAAGTATGGTAAAAATATGGTTACAGCCTCTTATATTTCAAAAGAAATGCAAGCCTTAGATACTGACGTAAAAACTAAAGGCCTTACTTTTTTAAATGAAATTGGACTAGATCCAGGAATAGATCATATGAGCGCTATGCAAATTATTGATCGTATTTCTGAACAAGGTGGTAAAATGCTTCTTTTCGAATCGTTTTGTGGCGGCTTAGTTGCCCCAGAAAGCGACGATAACTTGTGGAATTATAAATTTACTTGGAATCCTAGAAACGTTGTATTAGCTGGACAAGGTGGTGTCTCTAAATTTATTCAAGAAGGAAAATACAAATACATTCCGTATCATAAATTATTTAGACGTACTGAACTATTAAATATAGATGGATTTGGAAAATTTGAAGCCTATGCAAATAGAGATTCTTTAAAATATAGAAACATTTATGGTTTAGAAAATATTTTAACATTATATAGAGGCACTATTAGACGCGTTGGCTTTTCTAAAGCTTGGAATATTTTTGTGCAATTGGGTATGACAGACGATAGCTACATAATTGAAGATTCTGAAACTATGAGTTACCGGGATTTTACCAATTCGTTTTTAGCATATAACCCCTATGATTCTGTTGAATTAAAACTTAGACATTATTTAAAAATTGATCAAGACGATATTCTTTGGGAAAAGTTATTAGAATTAAACCTTTTTGATGCTACAAAAAAAGTAGGTTTAAAAAATGCAACACCCGCGCAAATTCTTGAAAAAATATTAAAAGACAGTTGGACCCTAAAAGAAAATGACAAAGATATGATTGTTATGCAACATCTTTTTGGTTATGAACTCAATGGAAAACAACATCAGATTGAAAGTAGTATGGTATGTATTGGAGATAACCAAACCTATACCGCTATGGCAAAAACTGTTGGCTTACCTGTTGCCATTGCAACTTTAAAAATACTAAATAAACAAATAAAAACAACTGGTGTTATTATTCCAATTAAAAAAAACATATACGAACCTATTTTAAAAGAACTTGAAGAAAACGGAATTGTATTTAAACACAAAAACACAACCTATTTAGGCTACAACCCAGAAAGTATCATTGGTTAA
- a CDS encoding tRNA1(Val) (adenine(37)-N6)-methyltransferase, translating to MSHKPFQFKQFAIQQDKTAMKVGTDGVLLGAWVTVDSNPFSILDVGAGTGLIALMLAQKSNAELIDAVELNNDAYEQTVANFEESSWGDRLFCYHASLQEFAEEIDDTYDLIVSNPPFYTSTYKELESERAMARHTETLSYRELLQGVSKLLAKQGNCAFIIPFNEEVDFIKIATEFNLFPNRITHVKGTETSKIKRSLLQFSFEEKVIEKSELIIEIERHKYTADYINLVQDFYLKM from the coding sequence ATGTCTCATAAACCATTTCAATTTAAACAATTTGCAATTCAGCAAGATAAAACGGCTATGAAAGTTGGTACAGATGGTGTTTTGTTAGGCGCTTGGGTAACTGTAGACTCAAATCCTTTTAGTATTTTAGATGTTGGAGCTGGAACCGGATTAATAGCTTTAATGTTAGCACAAAAAAGCAATGCAGAATTAATAGATGCTGTAGAGTTAAATAACGATGCTTATGAGCAAACCGTAGCCAATTTTGAAGAAAGCAGTTGGGGCGATAGATTGTTTTGTTACCATGCTTCTTTACAAGAATTTGCTGAAGAAATTGATGATACGTACGATTTAATAGTTTCTAATCCGCCGTTTTATACTTCTACGTATAAAGAGTTAGAAAGTGAGCGGGCAATGGCCAGGCATACCGAAACATTAAGTTATAGAGAATTGTTACAAGGGGTTTCTAAATTATTAGCTAAACAGGGAAATTGTGCATTTATAATTCCTTTTAATGAGGAAGTTGATTTTATTAAAATTGCTACTGAGTTTAACTTGTTTCCTAATAGAATAACCCATGTAAAAGGAACTGAGACCTCAAAAATAAAACGCAGTTTATTACAATTTTCTTTTGAAGAAAAAGTTATTGAAAAAAGTGAGCTTATTATTGAAATTGAACGTCATAAATATACAGCCGATTATATAAATTTAGTGCAAGATTTTTATTTAAAAATGTAA